The genomic window TTCCCTGATGATATTACAGCATTACAAGACAATGTTACAAACTATTGCAATAATGTTCATGAGCGTTGTGTAGATATATTTATACCTGCCTCCCAAATGATTCATTTCTTTCCATTCCAGTACCGAGATGGAAAATATAGGATGAGGATTTATGAGAGGCCTGACTTTGGGggacagatgatggaattcaTGGATGACTGTCCCTCTGTCTACGATCGTTTCCGTTACCGTGACATTAACTCCTGCCATGTGATGGACGGTTACTGGACCTTCTATGAACATCCCAACTACAAAGGCCGACAGTACTTCATGAGACCCGGAGAATACAGGAGATACAGTGACTGGGGTGGCCAGAACTCAACTATCGGATCATTCAGACGCATGAGAGATTTCTAGATTTCTTGTTGAAAACTAACATTTGATCatgttaaaatacatttaaacatAATAAATGTGTTATCCTAAACATTTCCTTGTAGTGTGGCTCTATTCCTCTGCTACTACAGACATTTTATGACCTTGAGACAATTATAATCACGGAGAAACACATTTTGACCATCGCATTGAAAATAAGAAAATACGTAGCAACAGAtacttattttttttattttgcttATTCATCCAGGCAGCTATGCTGAGGGATGGACCTAACCATACTTTGTGAAAAAGGtcatgctgagtatttctagcatcttctgttttgatttcagaattTCTGGGGCACTTTCTCAAGATTTCATAAACATTCTGACAAGATTTATTGCAGAAATTCTCTGCAGTTTTAATCTAAATGATTAAGTGTTGTGCTATTCCACCTTACTGGACATGTCACGCAAGTTACTGACATCTTGCTATGCTTCCCCCTGACTAGCCTagtattgtaagagttttaacaacaccaggttaaagtccaacaggtttatttggtagcaaatgccattagctttcggagcactgctccttcgtcagatggagtggatatctgctctcaaacagggcatacagagacacaaaatcaagttacagaatactgattagaatgtgaatctctacagccaaataggtcttaaagatacagacaatgtgagtggagggagcattaagcacaggttaaagagatgtgtattgtctccagacaggacagccagtgagattctgcaagtccaggaggcaagctgtgggggttactgatagtgtgacataaatccaagatcccggtttaggccatcctcatgtgtgtggaacttggctatcagtttctgctcagcgactctgcgctgtcgtgtgttgtgaaggccgccttggagaacgcttacctgaagatcagaggctgaatgcccgtgactgtgcagactgagcagaaactgatagccaagttcctgtGCGATGTTTCTGTCAGATTCTATAGTGTACATAGTTATCATTGTTCAATAAACCCTTTTTGTTGTTGGAGTCACATTGTGTTGCCTCCAGTTATAACACTCATATTCTCTGATTCAGTCTCCAGTTTAGATTATCATTTATTAAATGCAAATCCCCAAAGCTAAATCATTGTCTCCTCATTGGCTGAGCTTAAAGTGATTAGCCCACCACTTACTTGGCGGCGGAGGACTCTGCTGTGATGTGCATCATTGTTTGTGTCTCTATTCCAGTGTAGAAACTGCAGCTCAATAATAAGTGGCAATCATTTGCTTTTCGGAGGTTGGTATGTTTTGTGATTGATGTGAAATAAATCTATGTTATAGGATGAAGTGTGGGAGCATAGCTCCTTTAAGGGGACGTTCCCTGAGGGCCATGCAATCGGGCAAGACCCTATGGACTGTCGAGGTGGGAAGCTAAGCCGATCGGGAGCAAGGGCACATATCCCGGGTCAAGGCGGTCCCGCAGCTGGAGCCTGGGAGGAGAGCTGTTACAGCTGTATAgttgattatcatagaatcataaaatcccgacagtgcataaaaggccatttggcccatcatatctgcactgactctgtgacagagtatcttacccaggtcctttcccccaccctatccccgtaacgtcacacatggctaatccatctaacccacacatcttgggacgttaaggggcaatttaacatggccaatccacctaagccacacatctttggactgtgggaggaaaccagagcacacggaggaaacccatgcagacatggggagaacgtgcaaactcctcacagagggcccgattttaccaaaggttcgcgcccgaaaacgggcgtgaaatcgcggtaaagtcaggcgtcgggcctataacacgatctgcacccgaatccgagcagatcgcggctttaccgacacccgatttgggcgcgggtccaatttgggaaaatatttcaaaatatgaatggggggatatatattttgaaattttTCCCAAATTCTTGACTGtcgggtttttagttcctgcgattataattttgacattatctcccaaagagaattcctctaattctgtgcaatgttcagatgaaaacaagatttagtaatctccttgaatcttatttccaaccaagttccaccacggggacaattcttccaagttcaccacaggactctgaacatttgagcatcaacaatccagttacagatcacaaatgtattatacaggtcactaattgctcacgaggacactgtagtttaattacctttcccatagataattaggcagcacaaagaagatgctacattattttcagtttgcaaggctctcccaagtccatcctgcccccctctctgctctctctgctgtttttttctttcccgcccgggcacactgcttcggattttttttcgaactgcgcatgcgcagttcagagctccgatcggtccggcagcactaagccccgcccacagcgtggatcggaccggagctggcaaaacgtgtatgggcgcgctgcaaagaggattccgggctcggacctgcattacgcccggatccagCCCTTAGAGTctgaatggtaaaattccccccagacagtcacctaaggtgggaattgaacccgggtccctggcgctgtgagacagcagtgctaaccactgtgccaccgtgctgcccaaccttTTGTTGTAAataggaaaagtgaatcgtgtggaggacggagaagatctgcggagagatttggacaggctgagtgagtgggcgaggatatggcaaatggagtataacattgagaaatgcgaggttatacactttggaggaaataataacaaatgggattattatctcaatggaaacaaattaaaacatgctaccgtgcaaagggacctgggggtccttgtgcatgagacgcaaaagcaaagtctgcaggtacaacaggtgatcaagaaggcaaatgggatgttggcctatattgcgaaggggatagaatataaaagcagggatgtcttgatgcacctgtacagggcattggtgaggccgcagctggaatactgtgtgcagtattggtccccttatatgaggaaggatatattggcattggagggagtgcagagaaggttcaccaggttgataccggagatgaggggtttggattatgaggagaggctgaggagattgggtttgtactcgttggagtttagaaggatgaggggggatcttatggagacttataagataatgtgggggctggatagggtggaggcggagagattctttccacttagtaaggaagataaaactagaggacacagcctcaaaataaaggggggtcggtttaagacagagttgaggaggaacttcttctcccagagggtggtgaatctctggaattctctgcccactgaggtggtggaggctacctcgctgaatatgtttaaagcgcggatggatggattcctgatcggtaagggaattaagggttatggggatcaggcgggtaagtggtactgatccacgtcagatcagccatgatcttattgaatggcggggcaggctcgaggggctagatggcctactcctgctcctatttcttatgttcttatatgtatTTATTGTTTGCAATAAATCCCTTGTTTTGAGCCTTATCGAGTCGCCCTCCATTTATTACACCGAGTTTATTCTGATCTCTATAAAAGTCAAACATTTGTGAGCCAAAGAAACAAATGTCAACTATAAAAGGAAGTTTTTATCTCCCCCAGCCATCTGCTCTGAACCTACCATCAGTGCAGCACATACAACTGCATCGAATCTGATATTTTTACAAAATAGATCTTTTAGATTCAAGATCAGTTTAAATGATTGCAGATTGTTtagtgcattgaattggattcaaaGTCATGTGCTAGAAGTCTCATCACCAAACTGATACCTATTTTAAACTTCCATTCCAACTggcgaatccctacactgcagaatgaggccatttggcccatcgagtctgcaccaacc from Mustelus asterias chromosome 14, sMusAst1.hap1.1, whole genome shotgun sequence includes these protein-coding regions:
- the LOC144503820 gene encoding gamma-crystallin S-1-like isoform X2, with the translated sequence MGKVIFYEDRNFQGRHYECSSDCPDLSPYFSRCNSIRVESDWWVMYEKPNYMGYQYVLTRGEYPDYQRWMGFNDCIKSCRSYPYYRDGKYRMRIYERPDFGGQMMEFMDDCPSVYDRFRYRDINSCHVMDGYWTFYEHPNYKGRQYFMRPGEYRRYSDWGGQNSTIGSFRRMRDF
- the LOC144503820 gene encoding gamma-crystallin S-1-like isoform X1, whose product is MTMSGHVIFYEDRNFQGRHYECSSDCPDLSPYFSRCNSIRVESDWWVMYEKPNYMGYQYVLTRGEYPDYQRWMGFNDCIKSCRSYPYVNGKYRMRIYERPDFGGQMMEFMDDCPSVYDRFRYRDINSCHVMDGYWTFYEHPNYKGRQYFMRPGEYRRYSDWGGQNSTIGSFRRMRDF
- the LOC144503820 gene encoding gamma-crystallin S-1-like isoform X3, which encodes MGKVIFYEDRNFQGRHYECSSDCPDLSPYFSRCNSIRVESDWWVMYEKPNYMGYQYVLTRGEYPDYQRWMGFNDCIKSCRSYPYVNGKYRMRIYERPDFGGQMMEFMDDCPSVYDRFRYRDINSCHVMDGYWTFYEHPNYKGRQYFMRPGEYRRYSDWGGQNSTIGSFRRMRDF